A window from Halomicrobium urmianum encodes these proteins:
- a CDS encoding twin-arginine translocase subunit TatC, whose translation MAAGLDEDTVRTLQSGRDTLGSMLGAAQSHLQKVFLVWVFVLLATIMLLQNFLWDRLRQDLLYEKMDSALIDETEIIAVTPFDVILLQFKIGAVVGIIVALPLLIYYSRDALRERDKWPSEKLPTWQVGSIVTISLGLFAGGILYAYDLFFPLMFDFLAGNARQADFQPHYSIVKWVGFVALLALSFGLAAQLPLVMSTLSYSGIVPYETFRDNWKWAVVIIFGFGALFSPPDPFTQVMWATPLVGLYAISLGISKLLVLTKRAGEVVDATDVARARWNKLAAAAVLAGGVTYYVIASALFQYIETGVTTVSSNYDTLARPAWFGLSSTETTALIAALVGLGAALLVLYYYMVKELDVAAAEAGNFGDPTAIDLGELSAGAVRSAPREAFKELSEAEALQLADDAMSDDDPEKAELILDRWDTANEDDGDAAEGEDDETGVLASTTAGVVDSFTEEETTEEDIGGYYYDIAFILDSLTSKAIWLVGTFMLVAGSAFVFLYSGGIGRIKRIFVANLPATMQADVQFITLHPVEHLVFIVKFSTILGVVSALPLLVYFAWPALLERGWVRGDRNMLGIWGFTVIATLIGGTVGGFLYVAPTIISWLAYDVLNSFMIISYRVAKFGWLVLFLTVGIGLLVEIPITMLLFHRGGIVTFQTIQERWRTVTLGVFVASVLFSPDDVWTMFIIAIPVTVFFLIGLGLLWLYTLGGRREPKPEREPAD comes from the coding sequence ATGGCTGCCGGTCTCGACGAGGACACTGTCCGAACGCTCCAGAGCGGTCGCGACACGTTGGGGTCGATGCTCGGGGCCGCACAGTCGCACCTCCAGAAGGTGTTTCTCGTCTGGGTGTTCGTGCTCCTGGCGACGATCATGCTCCTGCAGAACTTCCTGTGGGACCGGTTGCGCCAGGACCTCCTCTACGAGAAGATGGATTCGGCGCTGATCGACGAGACCGAGATCATCGCCGTCACGCCCTTCGACGTGATACTGTTGCAGTTCAAGATCGGGGCGGTGGTCGGGATCATCGTCGCCCTCCCGCTGCTGATCTACTACAGTCGCGACGCGCTCCGCGAACGCGACAAGTGGCCCAGCGAGAAACTCCCCACGTGGCAGGTCGGCTCGATAGTGACGATCTCGCTCGGGCTGTTCGCCGGTGGTATCCTCTACGCGTACGACCTGTTCTTCCCCCTGATGTTCGACTTCCTAGCCGGCAACGCCCGACAGGCCGACTTCCAGCCCCACTACTCCATCGTCAAGTGGGTCGGCTTCGTCGCGCTGCTGGCGCTATCCTTCGGCCTGGCCGCTCAGCTCCCGCTCGTGATGAGCACGCTGAGCTACTCCGGCATCGTCCCCTACGAGACGTTCCGGGACAACTGGAAGTGGGCAGTCGTCATCATCTTCGGCTTCGGGGCGCTGTTCTCCCCGCCGGACCCGTTCACGCAGGTCATGTGGGCGACCCCGCTCGTCGGCCTGTACGCCATCAGCCTCGGCATCTCGAAGCTGCTCGTGTTGACGAAACGGGCCGGCGAGGTGGTCGACGCCACCGACGTCGCGCGCGCCCGCTGGAACAAGCTCGCCGCGGCGGCCGTCCTCGCAGGCGGCGTCACGTACTACGTCATCGCCAGCGCGCTCTTCCAGTACATCGAGACGGGCGTGACGACGGTTTCGAGCAACTACGACACCCTCGCTCGCCCCGCGTGGTTCGGGCTCTCGTCGACCGAGACCACGGCGCTGATCGCCGCCCTCGTCGGCCTGGGCGCGGCGCTGCTGGTCCTCTATTACTACATGGTCAAGGAGCTGGACGTCGCGGCGGCCGAGGCCGGCAACTTCGGCGACCCGACCGCCATCGACCTCGGTGAGCTGTCGGCCGGCGCCGTCCGCAGCGCCCCGCGCGAGGCCTTCAAGGAGCTCAGCGAGGCCGAGGCGCTCCAGCTCGCCGACGACGCGATGAGCGACGACGACCCCGAGAAGGCCGAACTGATCCTCGACCGCTGGGACACCGCTAACGAGGACGACGGCGACGCGGCCGAGGGCGAGGACGACGAGACCGGCGTCCTCGCCTCGACCACCGCTGGCGTGGTCGACTCCTTCACCGAGGAGGAGACCACCGAGGAGGACATCGGCGGCTACTACTACGACATCGCCTTCATCCTCGACTCGCTGACCTCGAAGGCCATCTGGCTGGTCGGCACGTTCATGCTCGTGGCCGGCTCGGCGTTCGTCTTCCTCTACTCCGGCGGCATCGGCCGGATCAAGCGCATCTTCGTCGCCAACCTGCCGGCGACGATGCAGGCCGACGTCCAGTTCATCACGCTCCACCCCGTCGAGCACCTGGTGTTCATCGTCAAGTTCTCGACGATACTGGGCGTCGTCTCGGCCCTCCCACTGCTGGTCTACTTCGCGTGGCCGGCCCTGCTCGAACGGGGCTGGGTCCGCGGCGACCGCAATATGCTCGGTATCTGGGGGTTCACGGTGATCGCCACGCTGATCGGCGGCACCGTCGGCGGTTTCCTCTACGTCGCGCCGACGATCATCTCCTGGCTGGCCTACGACGTGCTCAACTCCTTCATGATCATCTCCTACCGGGTCGCCAAGTTCGGCTGGCTCGTCCTGTTCCTGACCGTCGGGATCGGACTGCTGGTGGAGATTCCCATCACTATGTTGCTGTTCCACCGCGGCGGCATCGTCACCTTCCAGACGATCCAGGAGCGGTGGCGCACCGTCACGCTGGGCGTGTTCGTCGCCAGCGTTCTGTTTTCCCCGGACGACGTCTGGACGATGTTCATCATCGCTATCCCGGTGACCGTGTTCTTCCTGATCGGCCTCGGACTGCTGTGGCTGTACACGCTGGGCGGACGCCGGGAGCCCAAGCCCGAGCGCGAACCCGCCGACTGA